The genomic DNA tattttaaattcaGCCCtagaattatatttattttatttttctattttttatatatttcaatATTTAAATAAGCATTTTATCTCAAGTTATCTTATAAAATATCGAGGTTGACGATACCACCTTTTATGTTTTTATTGTTTGATATTTTCCGAGGTTAACCGATATAAAATAATAGTTTAAGCATTaatatgaaagaaaaataaagaataaactACCTTAAAAGTAATGTTTTTCTAATTTAGTCACtctaattttttatcaatttaattagtCTAAGATAATTACTCGAATCGATTACTACAATTAAAAATTCCATTAATTTACTAATAGATTATTGACGtgacatttttttaattttaattaaagttaAGGACATCTCTATAATTAgtctaaaatattatttttcattcatttttattGCTTGTTTCATAATCTCTGTTGATTGGTATCATATGAACATTTTGAAAAACAACTAAAATTCAACACTTGTCTCCCAACTTCATTTATACCGGTATTGTAAACTCCTAATAGATTTTCCCATAGAAGATAATAGCTTTTTGTCACATTTTCAAGCTCTTCTTCGGGTTTATCAATCTCCTTTTCGGGTTTCAATGAAGATGATGGTCATTTTCGTTTAATTTTATAGTTTTCTGTCACCTTTTAAAGCTCTTCTTTGGGTTTATCGGTCTTCTTTTTGGGTTTCAATAAAGACGATAGTCGCTTTCATTTAAGTTTATACCATTTTGTTAACTTTTCAAGCTCTTCTTCTTCAGGTTTACCAATCTCCTTTTCGGGTTCTGATGAAGACGATAGCCATTTTTGTTTAAGAATGTACCTTTCTGTCACATTTTCAGGCTCTTCTTCAGGTTTACCAATCTCCTTTTCAAGTTCTGATGAAGACAGTAGTCTCTTTTGTTTAAGTTTATACATTTTTGTTACCTTTTCAAGCTCTTCTTCTTCGGGTTTATTGATCTCCTTCTCGGGTTCCGATAACAACGGTAGTCACTTTTGCTTAAGTTTATAGTTTGCTGCCACCTTTTTCAAGCTCTTCTTTGGATTTTCTTCCTTTCGCTACTGATTTTGGATTTCGATGATGGCCATTTTTGTCGAATTTTATAACTTTCTTTCACTTTTTCCTTTTAAGATtccaatgatgatgatgatgatggcgGTGGTCGATTTAGATTCATATAGAACTCCAAAAGATTAGGAAAGTTCTTAGCCATGGAAATTTAGGCATAGGAGAACgacaacaaataaataaataaatatgtgttTTGGATTAGTTAGAGAGCTCTCTTGCTttaggcaaaaaaaaaaatgtcatGTCACCAATTTATTAGTGGGTTAATGAAAATTTTTACGTAATTATCTTATTTAAAGTGGCCAAAATAAAATAACTTTATTTTAAGGTTATCTGCtgtgtagtttacccaaaaataaatttaagtacCAACATAATGAAATGGAAATAGCTCAGGGGCTATGTTGTAAATTACTTTTTTCTAACGAGAGAAATATTTTCCCTGCAAATTATTCCCCTAAAACCCTTTGCCCGTAAAGTAAATTCTCCCATCTGAAATTCTTAGCAATCTCAATCTTCATAAAGTAAATCAATTGGGGCTTCCATTTCATCTTCCAAGGAATTCGAAATCGCATTTCTCAGTAAGTTTTAATCCATTTTATTTTCAGTTTTTGACCTTGAATCCTCTATCTTTTGCTTAAATCAAAACTACCCATTGATGAAATCAGATCAAAAAGCTGGTACTCCATGGCTAAAGCTTCATCACTTATCGTAAATTTCCTTAGGCTAAACCCTAGAACTGGTCCAAACCCTAATACCCAAATCAGAAATCTCACTATAGAATCCAAAGAAACTAGTTTTATCGTTAAGGAATTTGTAGAGAATCAAAAACCATGTGAAGAAAAGTTGAATGATTCTGTAAAGCAATCTAATTTAGACATTGTCAAACAAGTTTGCAAGATTACTAGAACAGTTCCTAGATGGGAGGAAACACTGGTTTCACATTTCCCCTCTTTTAATTTTTCGGAACCCTGGTTTTTCCGAGAGCTTTTGAGACATCAAGATAATGTGTTTTTCTCTCTGCGTTTCTTTCATTGGCTGCGGTCTGAATACGAATTTTCGCCAGACTTTGATTCGTGTAATATGCTCTTTGATAAGCTTGTGGAGGCTAAGGCTTCCAAAGCAGCAAGAAATTTTCTCCAACAGACCGGTTTTGAGCCCAAGCCAGGTTCTTTAGAGCGTTACTTAAGATGCCTTTGTGAAAATGAATCGGTTGAAGAAGCTGTTGATGTGTTCTCAATCTTGAGTGAGATCGGTCATCGTCCATCAATAGAGACCTGGAATTTAGCATTATCGGCTTGTCTTAAGGTTGGTAGGAATGATCTTATGTGGAAATTGTATCAGGATATGGTAGAATCCGGTATAGGGGTCAATATTGATGTTGGGACCCTTGGGTGTTTGGTTCAAGCCTTTTGTATCGATGGGAAAGCTTCAAAAGGTTACAAAATTCTTCAGCAAAATTTGGCTGATGGGTTGGTGCCGGATACGGTTGCTTTTCACAAATTGATTGCGGCTTTCTGTAAGATGAAGGATTATGGTAGAGTATCTCAACTTCTTCACACAATGATTGCTACAGATCGTGCTCCCAATATCTATACATATCAGGAAGTCATCAATGGGCTTTGTAAGAACAGAAAGTGGTTGGAAGGTTTCCGGATTTTCAACGATCTCAAGGATAGAGGGTATTCTCCGGATAGGGTCATGTATACAACAATAATTCATGGGCTATGTAAGATTGGGGACATCAGGGAAGCCAGAAAGCTTTGGTTTGAGATGATTAACAAGGGAATGGTTCCAAATGAATACACTTATAATGCACTGCTTTATGGTCTTTATAAGGTCCATAACCTCAAAGAGGCTGAGACTCTATATAAGGAGATGCTCGAAAAAGGTTATGGTGAAATGACAGTAAGTTACAATACCATGATAGCAGGGTTATGTTCACATGGGAAGACGGATGAAGCTTATCGTTTATTTGAAGAAATGCCTCGAAAGGGCGTTGTTCGTGATTTGATCACGTTCAACAATCTGATCCGGGGCTTTTGCATGGAAGGAAAAGTCGTTGAGAGTCTAAATCTGCTTCATGAACTCTTAGCACAGGGTTTACAGCCATCTGCTTCATCATATACCCCTATTATAAAATGCCTATGTCAAGCCGGTCATATCGAAGAAGCTGAAAGTTTGTTAAATGACATGCAGAGTCAAGGTCTAGAACCGAAAGATTGTACTCGCAATCACTTAATTTTTGGATTATGCAAGCAAGGACATGTTGCAGAAGGAATGGAACGGTTCAAAAAGATGCTGGAGAATCAACTCAAACCGCAAAAGAAGACTTTCGAGAAACTGGTTCAATCTCTCTCGGAAAGTGATAGGTTGGATGATTCTTTACTTGTTCTAGATTTTATGTTTAGATTAGGTTATGCACTTAAAACAAGCATATGCCATTCTATTGTTACCAAGTTTTGCCAAAGGAATACTCATCTGGTTGAATCATGTTTAAGTGAGGTCCTAGAAACAAATTAAGCAAATCATTTCTACTTATTCATTTATCTCATGTTACTCAAAACTCGGAGGTGATTGTTGGATAGGATCAGCCATGTACGAATGTGCCCGATACGGGTATCGGCCATGGGTACTTTTCAGGGAAAATGAAGAGCTGTACCTTGTATTTTTCTTTAATAATGAAATGACAATTCGAGTTGGTTCAGGGTAAACacttttcatgaaaattttacaagTCAACATTTGAGTCAACTCTTTAAATAtgtcatttaaaattaaaatagaattattAGTCATTTAAataattctattttctttctttctatatttttcattttggtttattttatgTCCATTTTACTATCCATTTTTAGGGTTGGTGATTGCCCCTAAACATCAAGAAATAAGTCAATTAACGCATAGAAATTCAGAACTAAGGCTAAAGCATAACAAACaagattctttttcttttaacgATAATTACAAACAAAacaagattaaattaaaaataaaaaaattataaattcctAATCAAGTTAATTGAAAAGTTCATAGTTGATATCAAACtcgaataataataaatttatttgttttagaTGGAAGAAAAAAATCCCTTTTatcttatattaaaatttatttttccttgatataaaatatatttataattatgtttaaactaaaaaaattattaaataaactaATATTTCAATTTGGATAAATTcgaattatataaatttaagatgaatgaattttgttaatttcatCTAATTcggaattttaattaaattagaagTCAACCGTGGTCCCCACTGTACCAACTATCTTGATTGGCTACCTTATACTATATAATTAAATCCCCCGATAGTTTTCCCACAGTTTCTTTCTACAGCTCTCATTTTCCGGGAAAACATACAACGAAAAAGAAAAATtcgaagagagagaaaaaaaaatgtttggATACGATCGCGTAAACCACTCGAGTGCCAACAAGGCGGATGAGATAGATttagaatcaggggagactttgtACCCGGGACTCAGCTACGGCGAGAACCAACTCCGGTGGGGTTTTATCCGCAAGGTGTACGGCATCTTGGCGGCGCAGCTGGTTCTAACCACCGTGGTCTCCGCCTTCGTGGTTCTTTCTGCTCCGGTCAACGAGCTCCTTCGTGGAAATTCTggcctcttgctcttcctctgtttAATCCCCTTCGTCTGTAAAGTCCTcacctttttttttctaatttttttttgttcaagttTGATTCTTTCTTTATGCGCTTTCATCCTGCTGAATTTTAAATTGTGCAGCAAATATTTTTAGGTCTCTTTTgaatagtgtatatatatatatgttatattgcTGTTAATTAGGGCATTTTCATTGTTTATTATGAATTTAATCTCTGCAAGTGTTAGATTAAGGTTAGATTTGTTAATAAATCGTATCTTAGACTTGAATTTTCAACGTAATTCTTTTATGAAGTCATCTTTGTTTGGATGAACAAAATATTTGGCTACTGAAGTTGTAGAATATAATTGAAGGTTAAAATATCCATTAGTCCTTTAGGTTTCTAGTTCAATCATAatattattagtttttttttttttttttgtctaaatttGCCAATTTGGCTGCCATATGACTTGTTATGATGGAAATGAATATGCAAGTTGGCaatttttttatagaaactaTTAACCGCGTAAATTATTGGACTCGGATTTTCAAATTGAAAAAGAATTTGGCTGCCATATGACTTGTTAGGATGGAAATgaatatgctaagttgacaaaTTTTTTATAGAAACTATTAACCGCGTAAATTATTGGACTCGGATTTtcaaattgaaaaagaaagaggATATAATTTTTAACTTATAAAGTACAGAGACTAGATTTCAAATACTATAGAAGTACAGGGACTAACAGCATATTTTAATCATAATTGAAACATATGACGCCTAGCCTAAAAATATGAGAAACTTAGAAAGAAAATTGAGTCAAGTGTGAGGGGTTTGGTGTTTAAACAATATTCTGAAGTATATGACTGAGTGAAGGATTTGACAAACATATTGTTCCCAAACAAGATCAGTATTCTattgttgtgtatatatatagattcTATCTGTTCTTGGCTTTATTCGGATTCATTTCATGTGGAATTTATGAATTTAGAACTTTTAGCTGCCTCATTTTGTTTAGAAAATAATTCAAAGGATTGAGTAAAGGATTTGACAGAAGCTTTGTTCCCTAAACAAGGATGGTGTTCTGCAATATTCTCCATATATCTTTTCTAATTGCTCTTGCCTTTATTCTGATTCTTTTCATGGGGAATTTATGGGTTTAGAATCTCATTTTGCGCCAGTTATGTCACATTAGGTTTTTAATATGACAGTATGTGCTGTCCCTTAACTAATACTGGAGATCTTTATGTtcgtttttttatattttgtatgTCAGAATAGGATAAAGAGATTTattgaattaatattttgaaattaaagtaaatatgGAAAGTTAATGAATATCCTTTTGTCTTAGTTTTTCTTACTTTGTTGCATTCTTATGATAATCTTACCTTTGTGTGAACCAATTAACTGGTTGCAGTtggtatcaataatatatattaatggcATAAGACTATTATGCTCTCCTTGTTGCCTTCTGAATTGTCCCATAATGTACACCAGTTTGCCTTTCTCTTTGTTTGGTTACATTGGAAGTTCTTAGTTCGTCTAATAATTTCATAAACTAACCTTCAGATTTGGTACTGAATACCTTCTTCAACGGCCTCTTTTTCTCTCTGATAAAAGTGGTAACATTGGCCTCTAACTCTTGTAGCAAATGAAATCTTAGTTATCTTAACCCCATGTTGATCTGACTTTATATTTTGCTTGAAGTACTCATGTCCAACACAATATTCAAACATGGATGTGGGGATTTGACCTTCTAAGGAACTTGCAGATACAtggaaaaatttggaaaaaactAAGCCTTCACTGAAGATTTTACGGAATTCTGTTTGATCCGTTGTGTCACATTTCTCTGATTAATCTTAATTTTAAAGCCTAATCCATGCAGTGTTATGGCCCTTGCACGTCTATCACCAAAAGCACCCTGTGAACTTGGTTATCCTCGGCCTCTTCACCGTGTCATTGAGTCTCACAGTTGGTGTGAGCTGTGCAAATACTGATGGTTAGAATCTTGGTGCTTGTCGTTAAACATCCTCGGTCTGGTTATAAATCGAGAATTATACTAACCATCCACTTTTATGTACTTTCAGGAAGAATCGTGCTTGAAGCGCTAATTTTGACAGCTGCTGTGGTTGCATCTCTTACTGGCTACACTTTCTGGGCATCGAAGAAGGGCAAGGACTTCAGCTATCTCGGACCGATTTTGTTCACCAGCCTTATTATCCTCATCTTAACTGGTCTAATCCAGGTGAAATGTTGCAGTTAACGCTATATGATTACTCATGCCTCCACCTACTTGTATATAGGATTTATCAGACTTAGTATATGTGTTCTGTTATTATGCAGATGTTCTTCCCGCTCGGCCCAACATCTACTGCTGTATATGGTGGAATTAGTGCGTTGATTTTCTGTGGGTACATAGTATATGACACCGACAACCTGATCAAACGCTTCACATATGATGATTACATATTGGCCTCCGCCACTCTTTATTTGGACATCCTGAATTTGTTCATTTCCATTTTACGGGTTCTGAGATCCGGGGATAACTAGTTATGCAATATTTCTCACAAGGCCAGTTGGAAAGATTTCAAGGTATGGCGAACGAGTTATTGTCTGATGAATAGGAAAAATATTAGTCTATATAGTATAATTGCTAGACTTGGCAATTACTGTATTCGTACTGCATTTGTGTATTTTCTCTTGTTATAATCATGTTCTATTTACTTATTTGATATCGTGTAATCATGTTGCTAGATCTAATCTTTTCTTCTTGTGTTTTACCAGCCACTAAGATGGTTGCACAAATTTGCAGTTCTTTCTAATGAAACATGAACATGCATCTAAGttctcttttatatatatatatatatatatatatatataggttgaAATTGAACTCTAATTTTACAAATATTGATTAAAATCAATATATTATTTTAGGAGAATGATTCACTTATACTACCATAaaactaatttaattttacttaaataattttttgtactattaacattttaataattcaattgttgaatttattaatacaattgtataaatttttgAATCATTtagatatttttttattatatccaTCCATAATAGTCTTAATATGTTTTTAAAGCTTAAAAGttttccatataaaatagatcttttaatttactcaaaatttaatatacataatttattggattttttttgtataaattttaaattgtataaattttaccaTCTatcaaccttttcttacatagtATTGTTTTTCTTAGATGAAATTCTGTTAATTTTAAACTTAAATttcaaaatgactattttatttcaaatttttcatgaaaaagttTATGAACTTTTAATCTAAAAATTAATCTTGGAAACCATCAAATTTACGCTCATTCCATGTCACGCTTTTAACGC from Gossypium arboreum isolate Shixiya-1 chromosome 9, ASM2569848v2, whole genome shotgun sequence includes the following:
- the LOC108454677 gene encoding pentatricopeptide repeat-containing protein At5g18950, producing the protein MAKASSLIVNFLRLNPRTGPNPNTQIRNLTIESKETSFIVKEFVENQKPCEEKLNDSVKQSNLDIVKQVCKITRTVPRWEETLVSHFPSFNFSEPWFFRELLRHQDNVFFSLRFFHWLRSEYEFSPDFDSCNMLFDKLVEAKASKAARNFLQQTGFEPKPGSLERYLRCLCENESVEEAVDVFSILSEIGHRPSIETWNLALSACLKVGRNDLMWKLYQDMVESGIGVNIDVGTLGCLVQAFCIDGKASKGYKILQQNLADGLVPDTVAFHKLIAAFCKMKDYGRVSQLLHTMIATDRAPNIYTYQEVINGLCKNRKWLEGFRIFNDLKDRGYSPDRVMYTTIIHGLCKIGDIREARKLWFEMINKGMVPNEYTYNALLYGLYKVHNLKEAETLYKEMLEKGYGEMTVSYNTMIAGLCSHGKTDEAYRLFEEMPRKGVVRDLITFNNLIRGFCMEGKVVESLNLLHELLAQGLQPSASSYTPIIKCLCQAGHIEEAESLLNDMQSQGLEPKDCTRNHLIFGLCKQGHVAEGMERFKKMLENQLKPQKKTFEKLVQSLSESDRLDDSLLVLDFMFRLGYALKTSICHSIVTKFCQRNTHLVESCLSEVLETN
- the LOC108454152 gene encoding BI1-like protein; its protein translation is MFGYDRVNHSSANKADEIDLESGETLYPGLSYGENQLRWGFIRKVYGILAAQLVLTTVVSAFVVLSAPVNELLRGNSGLLLFLCLIPFVLLWPLHVYHQKHPVNLVILGLFTVSLSLTVGVSCANTDGRIVLEALILTAAVVASLTGYTFWASKKGKDFSYLGPILFTSLIILILTGLIQMFFPLGPTSTAVYGGISALIFCGYIVYDTDNLIKRFTYDDYILASATLYLDILNLFISILRVLRSGDN